A genome region from Arachis duranensis cultivar V14167 chromosome 6, aradu.V14167.gnm2.J7QH, whole genome shotgun sequence includes the following:
- the LOC107495286 gene encoding probable 2-oxoglutarate-dependent dioxygenase AOP1, producing MREEGPSNGEKKSDDDEVGMMMIPCLDFSFNNKNNNNGLGSLEEWKKMMSKKVREACEKHGYFVLVCDDDEIVPKVLREKMLMGLKELFDLPEETKKKHQSTTKPYSSYTSDCPVIPLNQSFGVCDSHVFHVSQEFTNLMWPHGNPSFCETMNSISSKLVELNYMILKMIEEGYELPKHYTWEIEDMLMKGTVFLRLMKYKSPSKEGEIGLVTHTDKNTLTILCQNDVQGLEVQTKTGKWIQVEIPQNAYVVVVGDILKAWSNGRLHAVRHRVTMKGDKERYSFGVFTMPKDEAKIEVPPELVDANTHPLRYHPFTYGDYIKFFVSNLNENALDEFAAL from the exons atgagagaaGAGGGTCCATCCAATGGTGAGAAGAAgagtgatgatgatgaggtTGGGATGATGATGATTCCATGTTTGGATTTTTCcttcaataacaaaaataataataatgggtTGGGATCATTAGAGGAGTGGAAGAAAATGATGAGCAAGAAAGTGAGAGAAGCATGTGAAAAGCATGGTTACTTTGTGTTAGtgtgtgatgatgatgaaataGTTCCAAAGGTTTTAAGAGAAAAGATGTTGATGGGGTTAAAGGAATTGTTTGATTTACctgaagaaacaaaaaagaagcaTCAAAGCACAACAAAGCCATATAGTAGCTACACTAGTGATTGCCCTGTTATTCCTCTCAATCAAAGCTTTGGTGTTTGTGATAGCCATGTCTTCCATGTTTCTCAAGAATTCACCAATCTCATGTGGCCTCATGGCAACCCATCTTTCTG CGAGACAATGAATTCCATAAGTTCAAAGTTGGTGGAACTGAATTACATGATCTTGAAGATGATTGAAGAGGGTTATGAGCTTCCAAAGCACTACACTTGGGAGATTGAAGACATGCTAATGAAGGGTACCGTTTTTTTGCGTCTAATGAAGTACAAAAGTCCAAGCAAAGAAGGTGAAATTGGATTGGTGACTCACACTGACAAAAACACCTTAACTATTCTTTGCCAAAATGATGTGCAAGGTCTTGAGGTGCAAACCAAAACTGGAAAATGGATTCAAGTGGAGATACCCCAAAATGCCTATGTGGTCGTTGTTGGTGACATATTGAAG GCATGGAGCAATGGTAGATTACATGCGGTTAGACATAGAGTGACAATGAAGGGAGATAAAGAAAGATATTCATTTGGAGTGTTTACAATGCCTAAGGATGAAGCCAAGATTGAGGTGCCACCTGAGTTGGTTGATGCCAACACTCATCCCTTACGTTATCACCCATTCACTTATGGAGACTACATCAAATTCTTTGTTTCTAATCTCAATGAGAATGCACTTGATGAATTTGctgctctttaa
- the LOC107495309 gene encoding transcriptional corepressor LEUNIG isoform X2, whose amino-acid sequence MSQTNWEADKMLDVYIHDYLVKRDLKASAQAFQAEGKVSSDPVAIDAPGGFLFEWWSVFWDIFIARTNEKHSEVAASYIETQLIKAREQQQQQQQPQPQPQQSQHQHQQQQQQQQHHMQMQQLLLQRQAQQQQQQQQQQQQQQPQQQQQQQQPQQQQQQQPPQQQQGRDRAHLLNGGTNGLVGNPGTANAMATKMIEDRLKLPLQRDSLDEAAMKQRFGDQLMDPNHASILKSSAAPGQPSGQVLHGAAGAMSPQVQGRSQQLPGSTPDIKSEINPVLNPRAAGPEGSLIGMPGSNQGSNNLTLKGWPLTGLEQLRSGLLQQQKPFMQAPQPFHQLPMLTPQHQQHLMLQAQQNLASPSASDDSRRLRMLMNNRNMGLSKDGLSNPVGDVPNVGSPLPGGGPPFPRGDTDMLMKLRLAQLHQQHQNANPQQQQQLQQHALSNQQSQSSNHGMHQQDRVAGAGSVTADGSMSNSFRGNDQTGRKRKQPVSSSGPANSSGTANTAGPSPSSAPSTPSTHTPGDVMSMPALPHSSSSTKPLMMFGTDGTGTLTSPSNQLWDDKDLELQADVDRFVEDGSLDDNVESFLSHDDTDARDAVGRCMDVSKGFTFSEVNSVRASTSKVVCCHFSSDGKLLASGGHDKKAVLWYTDSLKQKTTLEEHSSLITDVRFSPSMPRLATSSFDKTVRVWDVDNPGYSLRTFTGHSTSVMSLDFHPNKDDLICSCDGDGEIRYWSINNGSCARVAKGGTVQMRFQPRLGRYLAAAAENVVSILDVETQACPYSLKGHTKPIHSVCWDPSGEFLASVSEDSVRVWTLGTGTEGECVHELSCNGNKFHSCVFHPTYSSLLVIGCYQSLELWNMSENKTMTLSAHEGLVAALAVSTVNGLVASASHDKYVKLWK is encoded by the exons ATGTCTCAAACTAACTGGGAGGCTGATAAGAT GTTAGATGTTTACATCCATGATTACCTTGTGAAGAGGGACTTGAAGGCTTCAGCTCAGGCTTTTCAAGCTGAAGGGAAAGTATCCTCGGACCCCGTTG CTATCGATGCTCCCGGAGGATTTCTATTCGAGTGGTGGTCGGTTTTCTGGGACATATTTATTGCCAGGACTAATGAGAAGCACTCAGAGGTTGCCGCCTCGTATATTGAG ACACAATTAATTAAGGCTAGGGAacaacagcagcagcaacagCAGCCGCAGCCACAACCCCAGCAGTcacaacatcaacatcaacagcagcagcagcagcaacaacacCACATGCAGATGCAACAGCTCCTGTTGCAGAGGCAGGcccagcagcagcagcaacaacaacaacaacagcagcagcagcagccgcagcaacagcagcaacaacagcaGCCACAGCAGCAGCAACAGCAGCAACCACCCCAACAACAACAGGGTAGGGATAGGGCTCATCTCTTGAATGGGGGTACCAATGGGTTAGTTGGAAACCCTGGCACTGCTAATGCAATGGCAACAAAGATGATCGAGGACAGGTTAAAACTGCCCCTTCAGAGGGATTCTTTGGATGAAGCAGCAATGAAG CAAAGATTCGGAGACCAACTCATGGACCCAAATCATGCCTCAATATTGAAGTCATCTGCAGCTCCGGGCCAGCCTTCAGG GCAAGTTTTGCATGGTGCTGCTGGTGCGATGTCTCCACAAGTTCAAGGTCGAAGTCAGCAATTACCAGGGTCTACTCCG GACATTAAGAGTGAGATTAATCCTGTTTTAAATCCCAGAGCTGCGGGGCCTGAAGGATCACTAATAGGAATGCCTG GATCAAATCAAGGCAGCAACAATTTGACTTTGAAGGGGTGGCCACTCACA GGGTTGGAGCAATTACGGTCTGGTCTACTTCAGCAGCAAAAACCTTTCATGCAAGCCCCACAGCCTTTTCATCAGCTTCCAATGTTGACACCCCAGCATCAGCAACATCTTATGTTACAAGCACAACAAAATCTGGCATCACCATCTGCTAGTGATGATAGTAGAAGACTCAGAATGCTGATGAATAATAGGAACATGGGGTTAAGTAAGGATGGTCTTTCAAATCCGGTGGGGGATGTACCAAATGTTGGATCACCACTTCCAGGTGGTGGTCCCCCGTTTCCTCGTGGAGATACAGATATGTTAATGAAG TTGAGACTCGCTCAGTTACACCAGCAGCATCAAAATGCCAATccacagcagcagcagcagcttcAACAGCATGCTCTTTCAAATCAGCAATCCCAGAGTTCAAATCATGGCATGCATCAACAAGACAGAGTAGCAGGAGCTGGCAGTGTCACTGCGGATGGAAGCATGTCAAACTCCTTTAGAGGAAATGATCAG ACtgggagaaagagaaagcagcCTGTATCTTCTTCTGGACCTGCCAATAGCTCAGGAACAGCAAATACGGCAGGCCCATCTCCAAGTTCAGCGCCATCAACTCCCTCCACTCATACACCTGGTGATGTGATGTCAATGCCTGCATTACCTCATAGTAGTAGTTCAACAAAGCCTCTAATGATGTTTGGTACCGATGGCACCGGAACTCTTACATCACCCTCAAACCAGTTG TGGGATGATAAGGATCTTGAATTGCAGGCTGACGTGGATCGTTTTGTGGAGGATGGATCTCTTGATGACAATGTTGAGTCTTTTTTATCCCATGATGATACAGATGCTAGAGATGCAGTTGGTCGTTGTATGGATGTAAGCAAAG GTTTCACATTTTCTGAAGTAAACTCAGTACGTGCAAGCACAAGCAAGGTCGTCTGTTGCCATTTCTCATCTGATGGGAAATTGCTTGCAAGTGGTGGACATGACAAGAAG GCTGTTTTATGGTACACAGATTCTCTGAAGCAGAAAACTACCCTTGAAGAGCATTCATCGTTAATCACTGATGTCCGGTTTAGCCCAAGCATGCCTCGCCTTGCAACATCTTCATTTGACAAAACTGTCAGAGTTTGGGATGTTGACAAT CCGGGGTATTCTCTTCGCACCTTTACTGGACATTCAACATCAGTTATGTCTCTAGATTTTCACCCGAATAAGGATGACCTTATCTGCTCTTGTGATGGTGACGGTGAGATACGATATTGGAGCATAAACAATGGCAGTTGTGCTAGAGTTGCAAAG GGTGGGACTGTGCAGATGAGATTTCAACCTCGACTCGGGAGGTACCTTGCTGCGGCTGCAGAGAATGTCGTATCTATACTTGATGTGGAGACACAAGCATGCCCATATTCGTTAAAG GGACACACGAAGCCGATACATTCCGTGTGTTGGGACCCATCTGGGGAGTTCCTTGCATCTGTCAGTGAGGACTCTGTAAGGGTTTGGACTCTTGGAACAGGAACTGAGGGCGAATGTGTTCACGAGCTTAGCTGTAACGGCAACAAGTTCCACTCGTGTGTTTTCCACCCAACGTATTCTTCGCTGCTCGTCATTGGTTGTTATCAG TCGTTGGAGCTGTGGAACATGTCAGAGAACAAGACAATGACTCTGTCTGCTCATGAAGGTCTGGTCGCCGCGTTGGCAGTTTCAACTGTAAATGGTTTGGTTGCTTCAGCGAGTCATGACAAGTATGTCAAGCTCTGGAAATAA
- the LOC107495309 gene encoding transcriptional corepressor LEUNIG isoform X3 — translation MSQTNWEADKMLDVYIHDYLVKRDLKASAQAFQAEGKVSSDPVAIDAPGGFLFEWWSVFWDIFIARTNEKHSEVAASYIETQLIKAREQQQQQQQPQPQPQQSQHQHQQQQQQQQHHMQMQQLLLQRQAQQQQQQQQQQQQQQPQQQQQQQQPQQQQQQQPPQQQQGRDRAHLLNGGTNGLVGNPGTANAMATKMIEDRLKLPLQRDSLDEAAMKQRFGDQLMDPNHASILKSSAAPGQPSGQVLHGAAGAMSPQVQGRSQQLPGSTPDIKSEINPVLNPRAAGPEGSLIGMPGSNQGSNNLTLKGWPLTGLEQLRSGLLQQQKPFMQAPQPFHQLPMLTPQHQQHLMLQAQQNLASPSASDDSRRLRMLMNNRNMGLSKDGLSNPVGDVPNVGSPLPGGGPPFPRGDTDMLMKLRLAQLHQQHQNANPQQQQQLQQHALSNQQSQSSNHGMHQQDRVAGAGSVTADGSMSNSFRGNDQVSKNQTGRKRKQPVSSSGPANSSGTANTAGPSPSSAPSTPSTHTPGDVMSMPALPHSSSSTKPLMMFGTDGTGTLTSPSNQLADVDRFVEDGSLDDNVESFLSHDDTDARDAVGRCMDVSKGFTFSEVNSVRASTSKVVCCHFSSDGKLLASGGHDKKAVLWYTDSLKQKTTLEEHSSLITDVRFSPSMPRLATSSFDKTVRVWDVDNPGYSLRTFTGHSTSVMSLDFHPNKDDLICSCDGDGEIRYWSINNGSCARVAKGGTVQMRFQPRLGRYLAAAAENVVSILDVETQACPYSLKGHTKPIHSVCWDPSGEFLASVSEDSVRVWTLGTGTEGECVHELSCNGNKFHSCVFHPTYSSLLVIGCYQSLELWNMSENKTMTLSAHEGLVAALAVSTVNGLVASASHDKYVKLWK, via the exons ATGTCTCAAACTAACTGGGAGGCTGATAAGAT GTTAGATGTTTACATCCATGATTACCTTGTGAAGAGGGACTTGAAGGCTTCAGCTCAGGCTTTTCAAGCTGAAGGGAAAGTATCCTCGGACCCCGTTG CTATCGATGCTCCCGGAGGATTTCTATTCGAGTGGTGGTCGGTTTTCTGGGACATATTTATTGCCAGGACTAATGAGAAGCACTCAGAGGTTGCCGCCTCGTATATTGAG ACACAATTAATTAAGGCTAGGGAacaacagcagcagcaacagCAGCCGCAGCCACAACCCCAGCAGTcacaacatcaacatcaacagcagcagcagcagcaacaacacCACATGCAGATGCAACAGCTCCTGTTGCAGAGGCAGGcccagcagcagcagcaacaacaacaacaacagcagcagcagcagccgcagcaacagcagcaacaacagcaGCCACAGCAGCAGCAACAGCAGCAACCACCCCAACAACAACAGGGTAGGGATAGGGCTCATCTCTTGAATGGGGGTACCAATGGGTTAGTTGGAAACCCTGGCACTGCTAATGCAATGGCAACAAAGATGATCGAGGACAGGTTAAAACTGCCCCTTCAGAGGGATTCTTTGGATGAAGCAGCAATGAAG CAAAGATTCGGAGACCAACTCATGGACCCAAATCATGCCTCAATATTGAAGTCATCTGCAGCTCCGGGCCAGCCTTCAGG GCAAGTTTTGCATGGTGCTGCTGGTGCGATGTCTCCACAAGTTCAAGGTCGAAGTCAGCAATTACCAGGGTCTACTCCG GACATTAAGAGTGAGATTAATCCTGTTTTAAATCCCAGAGCTGCGGGGCCTGAAGGATCACTAATAGGAATGCCTG GATCAAATCAAGGCAGCAACAATTTGACTTTGAAGGGGTGGCCACTCACA GGGTTGGAGCAATTACGGTCTGGTCTACTTCAGCAGCAAAAACCTTTCATGCAAGCCCCACAGCCTTTTCATCAGCTTCCAATGTTGACACCCCAGCATCAGCAACATCTTATGTTACAAGCACAACAAAATCTGGCATCACCATCTGCTAGTGATGATAGTAGAAGACTCAGAATGCTGATGAATAATAGGAACATGGGGTTAAGTAAGGATGGTCTTTCAAATCCGGTGGGGGATGTACCAAATGTTGGATCACCACTTCCAGGTGGTGGTCCCCCGTTTCCTCGTGGAGATACAGATATGTTAATGAAG TTGAGACTCGCTCAGTTACACCAGCAGCATCAAAATGCCAATccacagcagcagcagcagcttcAACAGCATGCTCTTTCAAATCAGCAATCCCAGAGTTCAAATCATGGCATGCATCAACAAGACAGAGTAGCAGGAGCTGGCAGTGTCACTGCGGATGGAAGCATGTCAAACTCCTTTAGAGGAAATGATCAG GTTTCAAAAAACCAGACtgggagaaagagaaagcagcCTGTATCTTCTTCTGGACCTGCCAATAGCTCAGGAACAGCAAATACGGCAGGCCCATCTCCAAGTTCAGCGCCATCAACTCCCTCCACTCATACACCTGGTGATGTGATGTCAATGCCTGCATTACCTCATAGTAGTAGTTCAACAAAGCCTCTAATGATGTTTGGTACCGATGGCACCGGAACTCTTACATCACCCTCAAACCAGTTG GCTGACGTGGATCGTTTTGTGGAGGATGGATCTCTTGATGACAATGTTGAGTCTTTTTTATCCCATGATGATACAGATGCTAGAGATGCAGTTGGTCGTTGTATGGATGTAAGCAAAG GTTTCACATTTTCTGAAGTAAACTCAGTACGTGCAAGCACAAGCAAGGTCGTCTGTTGCCATTTCTCATCTGATGGGAAATTGCTTGCAAGTGGTGGACATGACAAGAAG GCTGTTTTATGGTACACAGATTCTCTGAAGCAGAAAACTACCCTTGAAGAGCATTCATCGTTAATCACTGATGTCCGGTTTAGCCCAAGCATGCCTCGCCTTGCAACATCTTCATTTGACAAAACTGTCAGAGTTTGGGATGTTGACAAT CCGGGGTATTCTCTTCGCACCTTTACTGGACATTCAACATCAGTTATGTCTCTAGATTTTCACCCGAATAAGGATGACCTTATCTGCTCTTGTGATGGTGACGGTGAGATACGATATTGGAGCATAAACAATGGCAGTTGTGCTAGAGTTGCAAAG GGTGGGACTGTGCAGATGAGATTTCAACCTCGACTCGGGAGGTACCTTGCTGCGGCTGCAGAGAATGTCGTATCTATACTTGATGTGGAGACACAAGCATGCCCATATTCGTTAAAG GGACACACGAAGCCGATACATTCCGTGTGTTGGGACCCATCTGGGGAGTTCCTTGCATCTGTCAGTGAGGACTCTGTAAGGGTTTGGACTCTTGGAACAGGAACTGAGGGCGAATGTGTTCACGAGCTTAGCTGTAACGGCAACAAGTTCCACTCGTGTGTTTTCCACCCAACGTATTCTTCGCTGCTCGTCATTGGTTGTTATCAG TCGTTGGAGCTGTGGAACATGTCAGAGAACAAGACAATGACTCTGTCTGCTCATGAAGGTCTGGTCGCCGCGTTGGCAGTTTCAACTGTAAATGGTTTGGTTGCTTCAGCGAGTCATGACAAGTATGTCAAGCTCTGGAAATAA
- the LOC107495309 gene encoding transcriptional corepressor LEUNIG isoform X1, with translation MSQTNWEADKMLDVYIHDYLVKRDLKASAQAFQAEGKVSSDPVAIDAPGGFLFEWWSVFWDIFIARTNEKHSEVAASYIETQLIKAREQQQQQQQPQPQPQQSQHQHQQQQQQQQHHMQMQQLLLQRQAQQQQQQQQQQQQQQPQQQQQQQQPQQQQQQQPPQQQQGRDRAHLLNGGTNGLVGNPGTANAMATKMIEDRLKLPLQRDSLDEAAMKQRFGDQLMDPNHASILKSSAAPGQPSGQVLHGAAGAMSPQVQGRSQQLPGSTPDIKSEINPVLNPRAAGPEGSLIGMPGSNQGSNNLTLKGWPLTGLEQLRSGLLQQQKPFMQAPQPFHQLPMLTPQHQQHLMLQAQQNLASPSASDDSRRLRMLMNNRNMGLSKDGLSNPVGDVPNVGSPLPGGGPPFPRGDTDMLMKLRLAQLHQQHQNANPQQQQQLQQHALSNQQSQSSNHGMHQQDRVAGAGSVTADGSMSNSFRGNDQVSKNQTGRKRKQPVSSSGPANSSGTANTAGPSPSSAPSTPSTHTPGDVMSMPALPHSSSSTKPLMMFGTDGTGTLTSPSNQLWDDKDLELQADVDRFVEDGSLDDNVESFLSHDDTDARDAVGRCMDVSKGFTFSEVNSVRASTSKVVCCHFSSDGKLLASGGHDKKAVLWYTDSLKQKTTLEEHSSLITDVRFSPSMPRLATSSFDKTVRVWDVDNPGYSLRTFTGHSTSVMSLDFHPNKDDLICSCDGDGEIRYWSINNGSCARVAKGGTVQMRFQPRLGRYLAAAAENVVSILDVETQACPYSLKGHTKPIHSVCWDPSGEFLASVSEDSVRVWTLGTGTEGECVHELSCNGNKFHSCVFHPTYSSLLVIGCYQSLELWNMSENKTMTLSAHEGLVAALAVSTVNGLVASASHDKYVKLWK, from the exons ATGTCTCAAACTAACTGGGAGGCTGATAAGAT GTTAGATGTTTACATCCATGATTACCTTGTGAAGAGGGACTTGAAGGCTTCAGCTCAGGCTTTTCAAGCTGAAGGGAAAGTATCCTCGGACCCCGTTG CTATCGATGCTCCCGGAGGATTTCTATTCGAGTGGTGGTCGGTTTTCTGGGACATATTTATTGCCAGGACTAATGAGAAGCACTCAGAGGTTGCCGCCTCGTATATTGAG ACACAATTAATTAAGGCTAGGGAacaacagcagcagcaacagCAGCCGCAGCCACAACCCCAGCAGTcacaacatcaacatcaacagcagcagcagcagcaacaacacCACATGCAGATGCAACAGCTCCTGTTGCAGAGGCAGGcccagcagcagcagcaacaacaacaacaacagcagcagcagcagccgcagcaacagcagcaacaacagcaGCCACAGCAGCAGCAACAGCAGCAACCACCCCAACAACAACAGGGTAGGGATAGGGCTCATCTCTTGAATGGGGGTACCAATGGGTTAGTTGGAAACCCTGGCACTGCTAATGCAATGGCAACAAAGATGATCGAGGACAGGTTAAAACTGCCCCTTCAGAGGGATTCTTTGGATGAAGCAGCAATGAAG CAAAGATTCGGAGACCAACTCATGGACCCAAATCATGCCTCAATATTGAAGTCATCTGCAGCTCCGGGCCAGCCTTCAGG GCAAGTTTTGCATGGTGCTGCTGGTGCGATGTCTCCACAAGTTCAAGGTCGAAGTCAGCAATTACCAGGGTCTACTCCG GACATTAAGAGTGAGATTAATCCTGTTTTAAATCCCAGAGCTGCGGGGCCTGAAGGATCACTAATAGGAATGCCTG GATCAAATCAAGGCAGCAACAATTTGACTTTGAAGGGGTGGCCACTCACA GGGTTGGAGCAATTACGGTCTGGTCTACTTCAGCAGCAAAAACCTTTCATGCAAGCCCCACAGCCTTTTCATCAGCTTCCAATGTTGACACCCCAGCATCAGCAACATCTTATGTTACAAGCACAACAAAATCTGGCATCACCATCTGCTAGTGATGATAGTAGAAGACTCAGAATGCTGATGAATAATAGGAACATGGGGTTAAGTAAGGATGGTCTTTCAAATCCGGTGGGGGATGTACCAAATGTTGGATCACCACTTCCAGGTGGTGGTCCCCCGTTTCCTCGTGGAGATACAGATATGTTAATGAAG TTGAGACTCGCTCAGTTACACCAGCAGCATCAAAATGCCAATccacagcagcagcagcagcttcAACAGCATGCTCTTTCAAATCAGCAATCCCAGAGTTCAAATCATGGCATGCATCAACAAGACAGAGTAGCAGGAGCTGGCAGTGTCACTGCGGATGGAAGCATGTCAAACTCCTTTAGAGGAAATGATCAG GTTTCAAAAAACCAGACtgggagaaagagaaagcagcCTGTATCTTCTTCTGGACCTGCCAATAGCTCAGGAACAGCAAATACGGCAGGCCCATCTCCAAGTTCAGCGCCATCAACTCCCTCCACTCATACACCTGGTGATGTGATGTCAATGCCTGCATTACCTCATAGTAGTAGTTCAACAAAGCCTCTAATGATGTTTGGTACCGATGGCACCGGAACTCTTACATCACCCTCAAACCAGTTG TGGGATGATAAGGATCTTGAATTGCAGGCTGACGTGGATCGTTTTGTGGAGGATGGATCTCTTGATGACAATGTTGAGTCTTTTTTATCCCATGATGATACAGATGCTAGAGATGCAGTTGGTCGTTGTATGGATGTAAGCAAAG GTTTCACATTTTCTGAAGTAAACTCAGTACGTGCAAGCACAAGCAAGGTCGTCTGTTGCCATTTCTCATCTGATGGGAAATTGCTTGCAAGTGGTGGACATGACAAGAAG GCTGTTTTATGGTACACAGATTCTCTGAAGCAGAAAACTACCCTTGAAGAGCATTCATCGTTAATCACTGATGTCCGGTTTAGCCCAAGCATGCCTCGCCTTGCAACATCTTCATTTGACAAAACTGTCAGAGTTTGGGATGTTGACAAT CCGGGGTATTCTCTTCGCACCTTTACTGGACATTCAACATCAGTTATGTCTCTAGATTTTCACCCGAATAAGGATGACCTTATCTGCTCTTGTGATGGTGACGGTGAGATACGATATTGGAGCATAAACAATGGCAGTTGTGCTAGAGTTGCAAAG GGTGGGACTGTGCAGATGAGATTTCAACCTCGACTCGGGAGGTACCTTGCTGCGGCTGCAGAGAATGTCGTATCTATACTTGATGTGGAGACACAAGCATGCCCATATTCGTTAAAG GGACACACGAAGCCGATACATTCCGTGTGTTGGGACCCATCTGGGGAGTTCCTTGCATCTGTCAGTGAGGACTCTGTAAGGGTTTGGACTCTTGGAACAGGAACTGAGGGCGAATGTGTTCACGAGCTTAGCTGTAACGGCAACAAGTTCCACTCGTGTGTTTTCCACCCAACGTATTCTTCGCTGCTCGTCATTGGTTGTTATCAG TCGTTGGAGCTGTGGAACATGTCAGAGAACAAGACAATGACTCTGTCTGCTCATGAAGGTCTGGTCGCCGCGTTGGCAGTTTCAACTGTAAATGGTTTGGTTGCTTCAGCGAGTCATGACAAGTATGTCAAGCTCTGGAAATAA